In one Oncorhynchus masou masou isolate Uvic2021 chromosome 23, UVic_Omas_1.1, whole genome shotgun sequence genomic region, the following are encoded:
- the LOC135511218 gene encoding Fc receptor-like protein 5 produces PPASLSISPDRSQFFKFESVSLSCEVQGNSTGWRVVRNTSRGIISECNTDWGKQQGSSCNVSLIPSHSGVYWCESESGEHSNAVNITVHAGAVILESPALPVTEGDSVTLRCRYQVTPSNLTADFYKDGSLIRTETTGEMTIPAVSKSDEGLYKCTNSEGESPESWMTVTGENMRNLDIQIICF; encoded by the exons cctccagcttCTCTGAGCATCAGTCCTGACAGATCTCAGTTTTTTAAatttgagtctgtctctctgagctgTGAGGTTCAGGGGAACTCAACTGGATGGAGAGTGGTGAGGAACACATCGAGAGGAATCATTTCAGAGTGTAATACTGACTGGGGAAAACAACAAGGGTCTTCATGCAACGTGTCACTAATACCATCGCACAGTGGAGTGTACTGGTGTGAGTCTGAGTCTGGAGAACACAGCAACGCTGTCAACATCACAGTACATG ctggagctgtgatcctggagagccctgcccTTCCTGTGACTGAGGGAGATTCTGTGACTCTGCGCTGCAGATATCAGGTAACTCCCTCTAACCTCACAGCTGATTTCTACAAAGATGGATCCCTCATCAGGACTGAGACAACAGGAGAGATGACCATCCCTGCAGTATCCAAGTCAGATGAAGGACTCTACAAGTGTACCAACTCTGAAGGAGAATCACCAGAGAGCTGGATGACAGTGACAGGTGAGAATATGAGAAACCTTGACATTCAGATTATctg tttttga